Below is a window of Mucilaginibacter ginkgonis DNA.
CCGTTAATCATGCCTATAATTACGTAGGGCATTTAACGCCTCCGGGACTACAATTGGCTATCAAAAATCTTCTTAAATATCGTGGAACGCAGGCACACGTGATCATTCCGTCACGGTTGGCATATGGTGCAACAGGTCAGGGTACTGGCAGTACGCGTTTGCCGGGTAATGAAAGTTTGGATTACTATATTAACATGGTAGATCCAAGCCAACAAGCAGCCTATGATGACCTGGTGATCAGGAACTATATGACCACAAACGGTTTGTCTGGCTTTACCAAAACAGCGTCGGGCCTTTATTACAAAATCACTCAGCAAGGAACGGGTAAATCTGTACCTACGCCCAACTCCACAATCGGTGTGCAGTTTAACGGCAGGTTAATGAATGGGGTGATCTTTGATTACTACACCGCATCAGATTCTTCGGCATCACCGCGTGATTATGCAGAGATACCAAAAGGCTGGCAGGAAGGTTTCAAGAATGTAACTAAAGGCACCAACTTATCGCTGATCATTCCATCTGCTTTAGGATATGGGTTAACGCCATCAAGCCCATATGGGTTTAGTGTATCATCACCAGGGCCAAACTCCTGTTTATACTACGATTTCACTATCGAGTCAATAACCAATTAAAGAATACCGGTGGCCAATATTTATTTGGCCACTGCTGCTTTATACACTTTCAGGCAGCGGTCGCGGGCTTCGCGGTTATCCACCATCGGTTCGGGATATTCGTCTGTACCATACTCGGGCACCCATTTCTTGACGTAGATAAGTTTCTTGTCAAACTTTTCCAGCTGCGCTTCTGGATTAAAGATCCTAAAGTATGGCATAGTATCAGTCCCCGATCCTGCAACCCACTGCCAGTTGCCCACATTGCTAGATGCTTCATAATCTAACAAATGACGCGCAAAATAATGTTCGCCCCAGCGCCAGTCTATCAGCAGGTGTTTTACCAAAAAACTCGCAACAACCATCCGCACGCGGTTGTGCATAAACCCTGTGGCATTAATTTCGCGCATGCCGGCATCAACTAATGGATAACCGGTTTTGCCCTCACACCACAATTTAAATTCTGCTTCGTTATTGCGCCATTTTATACGGTCATACTCGGGGCGGTAAGCATGGCTCATTGTATCAGGGAAATGATTAAGCACCATCATATAAAATTCGCGCCATATCAATTCATTAAGCCAGGTACGCTCTTTTGCTTTACTAGCTTCAGTTGCCAGTTCCCTTATACTCAAAGTGCCAAAGCGCAGGTGCACATCAGCATGTGATGTTCCCTCGATAGCTGGGTAATTCCGGGTGTTCACATAATTGTCTATTACCTTTTTATACTGTAACGGCGGGTATTTTTGCGTTGTTGGTACAAAGCCCATTTCCTTTAGAGAAACATCCTTTAGCGGCTTGGTATGGAATAAGTTTTTGAAATATTTGTCTGTGGGATAGCTCTTTAAGTAAAATGGTTTAAGCGTGTGCAGCCATTTGTTTTTATAAGGCGTAAAAACGGTGTAGGGCTTTTTATCATCCTTTAAAACCTCATCGTTATCAAAAATTACCTGGTCTTTAAAATCCTTAAAATCTATGTCGTGCTTTTTTAGCAGTTGAGCCATTTGGCTGTCGCGCTCTTTAGCGTAAGGTTCATAATCCCGGTTGGTATATACCGCCGCGACATTATATTCCTTTATAATTTCTTTAAAAGCACTTTCGGGCTTGTCATATTTAATGATCAGGCTGCTGTGATGCTTTTCAAGCTCTTTTTTTAGCCCGTCAACGTTTTCGTGAATAAAGGATACCCTTGCGTCGTCTTTATCCTCCAGATCATTCAATATCTCTTTATCGAAGATGAACAGGCCGAGAACGGGGTTGCCGCTATTAAGTGCGCGGTAAAGCCCGGCATTGTCATGCAGGCGCAGATCGCGCCGGAACCAGAATATTGTTATCGCTTGTTTATCCATAAATGTCGGTAAGGGCTGTATCTATCTGTGTATATTTAAAGGTAAAACCTTCGGCTGTAATTTTTTCTGATGAAACGCGTGTACTTTCTAAAGCGATGATGCTGCGTTCGCCCAGTATAAGCTTTAGCATAAATGCCGGTGCATGTGGCAGCCAATAAGGCCTGTGCAATTGTTTGGCTACGGCTTTAGTCAGATCATTATTTGTTACGGGGTTTGGTGCCGCCATGTTGTAGGCACCGCTTAATCCTTTGTTTTGCAACGCATAAATGTACACGGACACGGCATCATCGATATGTATCCAGGGCGACCATTGTTTGCCGCTGCCAAGCGCGGTGCCCAAGCCAAATTTAACCGGCAGGGCCAGTGCCGGAAGCGCCCCGCCATTTTTTGACAGCACAATGCCTGTGCGCAGTTTAACAACGCGCAAACCCTGGTGCACACCATCATCTACGGCCTGTTCCCATAACAAACAGCACTCAGCCAAAAAATCGGTCCCGGGTTCTGTTTCTTCATGTAGGATATCATCGCCGCTATCGCCGTAATAGCCAACTGCAGAAGAAGAAACGACATGTTTAACCTGATGAGCAGTGGTTCGCATCGAATCATAAATTAAGCTGATGGATTTTACCCGGCTGTCTATGATCTCTTGTTTTCGTTTTTTTTGTCCACCGCTTTTCTGCAACGCTTGCGCCGGCAAGATGGATAATGGCGTCTACGCCGTTAAGGCACTTACTGTCTATCTTTCCGCTCTCAACGTCCCATAGATAAGTTTTAACCCTTGGATCTCTACCGGGCTTGCGGCTTAAGTGGCTTACGGTGTATCCGTTAGCTAATAAGTCGGCAGTAAGTTTAGTGCCGATAAGGCCGGTAGCCCCCGTTATAAGTACGTGCATTGATATTGGGTGTTAGCCCGCATGCTGCAAGGCTTGTTTAAAATTTAACCGCTGCATGGGGACGATATTCAGAATAGCGTCGTCTCGGGAAATGAGGTCATACTTCAAATTCTCGACCAGTGTTTTGGCATGCGAATAACTGATGGGGGTCAAATAATTAAGCCAATATGAAGAAAGTGCCGAAGAAACTTCGGGCACGGTAACAATGGTGGTTTTTATGCGGCGGCAAATGTCGCCGTAAATGCTAAGCATTTGTTTAAAGGTCATTACGTCTGGACCGCTGATATGAAATTCAGCGTCATAAACATCCTTATTTAAAAGGCACCCGATAAGGTATTTGATCACATCGCTAACGGCAATAGGCTGTTCCTGCGCCTTTGACCATTTGTTGGCGATAATGATTGGCATTTTTTTAGTAAGGCCGTCCATTAACTCATTTGCCACACTGCCCGGGCCAATGATCATGGTAGTTTTGAGGATAGTAATGGCAGCATCGGCCTTGCATAAAATATTTTCCACATGCTGGCGCGATAGACCTTCGGCAGTCAGGTGATCGTCAATGTCACTTAACGAAATGATCTGCTTGCAATTGGTATTGTCAATCGCTTCCAGGAAATTTTGTGCTACAAGGGCTTCCAGTCCCGCAAAGCCAGATGTTTGGATCATGGCGTTTACCAGGTAGTAAGCCGCGTCAATATCGGTAGGGATGGGTGCGATGCTGCGGTTTCGGAGCAGGTCGCCGATTACGATAGTAACACGGTCGGCATTTGGGTTTTGCTTACGAAAAAGTGCCTCATCGCGCACCAAGCACACCACATTGTGGCCCGCATCAAGCAAGGCAACAATTAGTTTTGTACCGATGTATCCATTAGCCCCAGTTACCAGCACCTTCATATCTGTAGCACCAACAATAAAAAAGGCAATGGGGTTTTAAAAAAAGAAATTGTAACCCCCAAACCCTAGAGGGGGAACCGAAAACAAAGCTCCTTCAGGGGGTTGGGGGTATGCTATCGCTAACCACCACCTTAGCGCATAGCGGTTTGGCAACGCCCTCTGCAAAGGCCACGTGGGTTGGGTCCACCTGATAAGCCTCTTCATCCTGCGCGCTGGCGAACAACAGCAGCAACGACACATCATAACTTCTGTCAACTACGTCGCGGTGCGTATCTGCAGGCTCCCCAATGTGCATGTGTTTGATAAACGAAATTGGCTTCAACGTTTCGAGGCCGGCTATGAATTTGGCCTTGTCGGCTTTGTCCTTCAACCAAAAGTGTACATGGTGCACAAAAGAATCTTCGAATTGCATATTTAGGAATTAAACGGCCAGCAAATGCGGTTTGTAAGTATCTGTTTTAACGCAGGCTTTAAGGTCGTGCAAAATATTATATAAACCAAAATTTGTACGGTTAACATAGATGAAGTGCTTTACACCGCGCGCCTGCTTAAATTCGGGCATGCGGGCAACTTTCTCACCAAAGCTAAACAGGTCGTCAAAAAATGCGGTCTGGCTAAAGTCGAAGGTTTCACTCAAATAGGGTTTAGCAAAGAGGCCTATCATTTGCTTGTACATGCCATAAAAGAATTCTACCTGCTGGGGGGTATCGCCCGGCAAGATCATCTCTAACTCGCGGAATGCTTTGATGGTCTCTTCTTTATTTTCCAATAGGTTTGTTGAGGTAAGCGCGAAGAACGGGTAGTAAAAATCTTCGGGCATTTCTTTGATACAGCCAAAATCTATGATGCCTAAGTTACCTTCGGGCGTGATCAGGAAATTACCCGGGTGCGGGTCGGCATGTACCGCACGCAGCTCGTGCTCTTGAAAATTATAAAAATCCCAAAGCGCCTGGCCTATCTTATCCCTTAGCTCCTGCGATGGGTTGGTAGCTAAAAACTCTTTAAGGTGCATGCCATCCAGCCAGCTCATGGTGATGATACGTTTGCTCGACAGTTGCGGAAAGTATTCAGGAAAAACGATGGTATCCAGATTAGCGCAGGCGTTAGAAAATTCAATAGAGCGGCGAACTTCCAGTTCGTAATCGGTTTCTTCTAAAAGGCGTTCCTCAACCTCGCGCATATAGATGTCGAGTTCCTTCTCACTCATGCCCAGCAAACGGAACGCGAATGGCTTAACCAGTTTAAGGTCTGATGATATGGAATCGCCCACACCCGGATACTGAATCTTCACAGCCAGCTTTTTTCCGTTCAACTCGGCCTGGTGAACCTGACCTATGGATGCTGCATTGGTAGACTTAAGATTGAATTTGTCGTAGATCTTATCCGGTGTTTTGCCAAAGTATTTCTTAAACGTTTGAACGATGAGCGGCCCCGAAAGCGGCGGCGCATTATACTGCGACTGCGAAAATTTATCGACATAGGCAGTGGGCAGCAGATTTTTATCCATGCTCAGCATCTGCGCAACCTTCAATGCGCTGCCCTTCAGCTCGCTTAAGGAGTTGTAAATATCAGCTGCGTTATCTTCGTTCAATTGTGTTTTATCCAGATCCGGGTTAAAAAGCTTTTTGGAGTAATGCTTAATATAGTTGCCGCCAACCTGGAAACCTGTTTTAATAAACTTGGCACTGCGCTCTACCTTTGAGGTAGGTATACTATTCTGTTCTTTATTTTCGCTCATTAACCCCTCCAACCTCTCCTAAAGGGAGGCTTTTATAAATATTTCGATGATGGAATTTGGGTGATAGGTTCAGCCCTGTTAATTCTCCCCTTCAGGGGCGGGGGCGATGTTTAGACAGGGAATCCCATCTTCTCTTTAAACCCGGCGTTCTTTGCCAGAAACTTGCCGTAATCCAAAAGGTTATCGATGGGCGAACGCTGGAAAAGATCGAAGGTTACATTAACGCCTTTTTCTATAGCCTCGTCAGTTTTTTCAAACCCGGCAGAAGTATCATTCACCCAAAAGTTAAGCACAAAGCCAAATTGCATCCACAGACCGTCTTTGTATCGTTTTGATAGGAATTTACGGTCCGCCAGCTCGCCCGATTCCAAACCCTGTTTGATAATGCTGTCCGCAAAATTCTCGACAACCTCTTTGAGTTTGTTCAGCGCTTGCGGATGAGTAAGCATGGTTTTATGTTTCTTCAGGCTATAAACAGCGAAACTACGGTTGCGCTTAAGCAGCTCAAAAAAGCTATAGAAAAATGACAACGCTTTCTCACGCGACGAGTACTGCGGCCAGATATCCTGATTGTTGATCTCTGTAATGGTGGTGTTGGCAATGTCTGCCCAAACGCCTTGTTCTACCGCCTCGAATGAACCGTAAAATTTGTAGAATTCGTCCTCGGCCATTTTATTTTTCCTGGCGAACACGTAAACCGACTTGGGTTCTTCGCCGTGAGTTAAAACGTAGTCTATATAAGCTTTTTGTATACTTTCTGCTGTAGCCATAACGCGATTTTATTGTATTAAAGTTACCGTTTAATATCTTAGCAAATGTCATGCTTAAATTATAATTGCCTGTGAACTAATGCCCGCACCAAAACGAATTTTAAAAGAAAACCTGCCGCAAAAGATCTGCGCTACATGTGGCCGGTCATTTGCCTGGCGAAAAAAATGGGAGAAGGTTTGGGATGACGTAAAATACTGCTCCGATAAATGCAGATCGAACAGAACTAACGAGTCTTAACATCTTGCTTCTTGTATCTTTATTCCTGTCTTGTTATCTTTATTTAGATTGTTTAAATGGTGTCAAAAATTTTGTCGCCGTGTGTTAGTGACACAAATAATCGCAAATTTACCTGTTGACTGATTTCTGTTAATGAGCGATAGAACTATATTAGTTTGGTTTAGAAATGATCTGCGCGTAAGCGATAATGAAATCTTGTTAGAAGCTACCCGCAAGGCCGATAAAGTACTGCCGCTCTATATATTTGATCCTTACTATTTCACCACGGATGCGGATGGTTTACAGAAAACAGGCAGCATCAGGTCAAAGTTTCTGATAGAGTCTGTCGGCAACCTTCGTGAAAATTTACAGGCGCTTGGCGGTAACCTTATGGTGCGCATTGGCGACCCTGCCGAGATCATTCCGCAAGTTGCGCAGCAATACCAGGTTAATGAGGTTTATCATCACCGGGAAGTATCGTTCGAGGAAACTGCCATTTCAGAAAAGGTGGAATCGGCTTTATGGAAGATTAAGCTTAACCTTAAGCATTTTATCGGCCACACGTTATACCACAAAGAAGACCTGCCATTCCCTATCAAAGATATACCCGACAGCTTTACCATTTTCAAGAAAAAGGTGGAGCGCGATAGCGTAGTTAGGCCTGTTGTACCCACGCCCGACAGCATCAGCATCCCGGACAATTTTGAAGCAGGCATAATCCCATCCCTGGCGGATCTTGGATTGCAAGAGCCGGTAACCGATCCGCGTGTGCGATTTAGTTTTACAGGTGGCGAAACGGCGGGAAAGCTTCAATTGCAAAACGCGTTAGAGAGTAGTACAGCGGTTGTTGCAAAAGCCGGTAAAACAGGAAAGTTCAATACAGGGCTTTCTCCCTGGATAACGGTTGGGTGCCTTTCGCCCCGGGAAGTGTACCATTCCTTCATGTCCAAGTTTCAGCATCAGAACAATCCGGTGGTGCTTGACCTATTGTGGCGCGACTACTTCAGGTTCATGTTTAAAAAGCATGGCAGCGCGAACTTTTTTAAAGTAGAAGGTTTTAGTGGCGAGGTGCCGGAATTGTCGCAGGAACAGGAAGAATCATTCAACAGGTGGAAAACTGCATCAACGGATAACGAAACCGTCAATGTATCTATAACAGAGCTAAATACTACGGGCTATATCCCAAATAATCTCAGGCAGATCAGTGCCCAATACTTAACTGAAGGACTTAAGGTAGATTGGACAAGGGGCGCACGCTGGTTCGAAGCTAAGTTGATAGACTATTCGCCGGCCAGTAACTGGGGCAACTGGGCTTTTGTATCTGGTGTAGGCAACGACGTAAAGTTTACTGCAAATTTCAAAATGCCATCAATATCCAATGATGAGCATACTGCAAAGTGGCAGGCAGCCGTTATTAACGCGGAATAAGGCCATCTTCCAAGCCTTTCAAATTAAATAGTTTATAATATCTTTGGTTGCGCAGCCTTGGTGCCCTTAGCTGCATACAACCAGCATGGCCAAACCACAACAAATTTTTTCTTTACTGCGCGTTCATCAGTGGGTTAAGAACATTTTTATTTTCCTGCCCATATTCTTCGGTCTTAAGATCATGCAGTTGAATTTGCTGCTGAATGATGTGTATGCTTTTATAGGCTTTTCTTTTTTTGCCAGCGCGGTCTATATTTTTAATGACCTGATAGATGTAGAGGCAGACCGGCTGCATCCCAAAAAACAATTCCGCCCGATAGCGGCAGGCCTGGTTACGACAAGGCAAGCATTGATCATTATACTTGTACTTGTAGGGGCCGGGTCACTACTCCTGTTCCTCACGCTAAATCAGCCTTTAATTTGGGTATTGGTAATAATTTATCTTGTGCAAAACCTGCTTTATACTGTAAAGCTTAAACATATCGCCATTGTGGATATTGTGATTATCGCACTGGGTTTTCTGATCAGGATAGTGCTGGGTGGCATTGTAACCAACACGCCGCTTTCACATTGGATCGTACTGATTACCTTCCTGCTTGCCTTATTCCTGGCGCTGGCCAAACGCCGCGACGACGTTTTGCTTTTTGAAAAGACAGGCAACAAAATGCGCAGCAACATCGACGGTTATAATCTTGACTTTTTGAATGTGTCGATGTCAATTATGTCGGCCGTGGTTATCGTCGCCTACATTATGTACACCACCTCTCCCGATGTGGTACGAATGGTGGGAGAGAAAGTTTACGTTACGTCTTTTTTTGTAGTGATCGGTGTGATGCGTTACCTGCAGGTTACGTTTGTTAAACATGAAAGCGGCAACCCATCTATCATACTTTTACGCGACCGCTTTTTGCAATTGACAATCGCAGGCTGGCTGGCCACCTTTTTCATTTTACTTTACAC
It encodes the following:
- a CDS encoding FKBP-type peptidyl-prolyl cis-trans isomerase, yielding MKQAFSTFLIIATIGLMAGGLTSCRKDTENIDIKTYDQQQIQAYISSHNLTGYTRDLTGGDTTGIYYKITKQGTGTALDYPDLVFYVYTATSLDGKYTLSDTAVNHAYNYVGHLTPPGLQLAIKNLLKYRGTQAHVIIPSRLAYGATGQGTGSTRLPGNESLDYYINMVDPSQQAAYDDLVIRNYMTTNGLSGFTKTASGLYYKITQQGTGKSVPTPNSTIGVQFNGRLMNGVIFDYYTASDSSASPRDYAEIPKGWQEGFKNVTKGTNLSLIIPSALGYGLTPSSPYGFSVSSPGPNSCLYYDFTIESITN
- a CDS encoding cryptochrome/photolyase family protein, with protein sequence MDKQAITIFWFRRDLRLHDNAGLYRALNSGNPVLGLFIFDKEILNDLEDKDDARVSFIHENVDGLKKELEKHHSSLIIKYDKPESAFKEIIKEYNVAAVYTNRDYEPYAKERDSQMAQLLKKHDIDFKDFKDQVIFDNDEVLKDDKKPYTVFTPYKNKWLHTLKPFYLKSYPTDKYFKNLFHTKPLKDVSLKEMGFVPTTQKYPPLQYKKVIDNYVNTRNYPAIEGTSHADVHLRFGTLSIRELATEASKAKERTWLNELIWREFYMMVLNHFPDTMSHAYRPEYDRIKWRNNEAEFKLWCEGKTGYPLVDAGMREINATGFMHNRVRMVVASFLVKHLLIDWRWGEHYFARHLLDYEASSNVGNWQWVAGSGTDTMPYFRIFNPEAQLEKFDKKLIYVKKWVPEYGTDEYPEPMVDNREARDRCLKVYKAAVAK
- a CDS encoding TIGR01777 family oxidoreductase; this translates as MPAQALQKSGGQKKRKQEIIDSRVKSISLIYDSMRTTAHQVKHVVSSSAVGYYGDSGDDILHEETEPGTDFLAECCLLWEQAVDDGVHQGLRVVKLRTGIVLSKNGGALPALALPVKFGLGTALGSGKQWSPWIHIDDAVSVYIYALQNKGLSGAYNMAAPNPVTNNDLTKAVAKQLHRPYWLPHAPAFMLKLILGERSIIALESTRVSSEKITAEGFTFKYTQIDTALTDIYG
- a CDS encoding NAD-dependent epimerase/dehydratase family protein → MHVLITGATGLIGTKLTADLLANGYTVSHLSRKPGRDPRVKTYLWDVESGKIDSKCLNGVDAIIHLAGASVAEKRWTKKTKTRDHRQPGKIHQLNL
- a CDS encoding NAD(P)H-binding protein, yielding MKVLVTGANGYIGTKLIVALLDAGHNVVCLVRDEALFRKQNPNADRVTIVIGDLLRNRSIAPIPTDIDAAYYLVNAMIQTSGFAGLEALVAQNFLEAIDNTNCKQIISLSDIDDHLTAEGLSRQHVENILCKADAAITILKTTMIIGPGSVANELMDGLTKKMPIIIANKWSKAQEQPIAVSDVIKYLIGCLLNKDVYDAEFHISGPDVMTFKQMLSIYGDICRRIKTTIVTVPEVSSALSSYWLNYLTPISYSHAKTLVENLKYDLISRDDAILNIVPMQRLNFKQALQHAG
- a CDS encoding Dabb family protein, which translates into the protein MQFEDSFVHHVHFWLKDKADKAKFIAGLETLKPISFIKHMHIGEPADTHRDVVDRSYDVSLLLLFASAQDEEAYQVDPTHVAFAEGVAKPLCAKVVVSDSIPPTP
- a CDS encoding ABC1 kinase family protein → MSENKEQNSIPTSKVERSAKFIKTGFQVGGNYIKHYSKKLFNPDLDKTQLNEDNAADIYNSLSELKGSALKVAQMLSMDKNLLPTAYVDKFSQSQYNAPPLSGPLIVQTFKKYFGKTPDKIYDKFNLKSTNAASIGQVHQAELNGKKLAVKIQYPGVGDSISSDLKLVKPFAFRLLGMSEKELDIYMREVEERLLEETDYELEVRRSIEFSNACANLDTIVFPEYFPQLSSKRIITMSWLDGMHLKEFLATNPSQELRDKIGQALWDFYNFQEHELRAVHADPHPGNFLITPEGNLGIIDFGCIKEMPEDFYYPFFALTSTNLLENKEETIKAFRELEMILPGDTPQQVEFFYGMYKQMIGLFAKPYLSETFDFSQTAFFDDLFSFGEKVARMPEFKQARGVKHFIYVNRTNFGLYNILHDLKACVKTDTYKPHLLAV
- a CDS encoding TetR family transcriptional regulator C-terminal domain-containing protein, coding for MATAESIQKAYIDYVLTHGEEPKSVYVFARKNKMAEDEFYKFYGSFEAVEQGVWADIANTTITEINNQDIWPQYSSREKALSFFYSFFELLKRNRSFAVYSLKKHKTMLTHPQALNKLKEVVENFADSIIKQGLESGELADRKFLSKRYKDGLWMQFGFVLNFWVNDTSAGFEKTDEAIEKGVNVTFDLFQRSPIDNLLDYGKFLAKNAGFKEKMGFPV
- a CDS encoding DUF2256 domain-containing protein: MPAPKRILKENLPQKICATCGRSFAWRKKWEKVWDDVKYCSDKCRSNRTNES
- a CDS encoding DASH family cryptochrome; protein product: MSDRTILVWFRNDLRVSDNEILLEATRKADKVLPLYIFDPYYFTTDADGLQKTGSIRSKFLIESVGNLRENLQALGGNLMVRIGDPAEIIPQVAQQYQVNEVYHHREVSFEETAISEKVESALWKIKLNLKHFIGHTLYHKEDLPFPIKDIPDSFTIFKKKVERDSVVRPVVPTPDSISIPDNFEAGIIPSLADLGLQEPVTDPRVRFSFTGGETAGKLQLQNALESSTAVVAKAGKTGKFNTGLSPWITVGCLSPREVYHSFMSKFQHQNNPVVLDLLWRDYFRFMFKKHGSANFFKVEGFSGEVPELSQEQEESFNRWKTASTDNETVNVSITELNTTGYIPNNLRQISAQYLTEGLKVDWTRGARWFEAKLIDYSPASNWGNWAFVSGVGNDVKFTANFKMPSISNDEHTAKWQAAVINAE
- a CDS encoding UbiA prenyltransferase family protein; this encodes MAKPQQIFSLLRVHQWVKNIFIFLPIFFGLKIMQLNLLLNDVYAFIGFSFFASAVYIFNDLIDVEADRLHPKKQFRPIAAGLVTTRQALIIILVLVGAGSLLLFLTLNQPLIWVLVIIYLVQNLLYTVKLKHIAIVDIVIIALGFLIRIVLGGIVTNTPLSHWIVLITFLLALFLALAKRRDDVLLFEKTGNKMRSNIDGYNLDFLNVSMSIMSAVVIVAYIMYTTSPDVVRMVGEKVYVTSFFVVIGVMRYLQVTFVKHESGNPSIILLRDRFLQLTIAGWLATFFILLYTNTL